Proteins from a genomic interval of Diospyros lotus cultivar Yz01 chromosome 6, ASM1463336v1, whole genome shotgun sequence:
- the LOC127803322 gene encoding protein FEZ codes for MDEKIDNDKTDDIMLPGFRFHPTDEELVGFYLKRKIQRRPLPIELIKQVDIYKYDPWDLPKVASTGEKEWYFYCPRDRKYRNSARPNRVTGAGFWKATGTDRPIYSSDGTKCIGLKKSLVFYRGRAAKGIKTDWMMHEFRLPSVLDPASTKKILDKNLPTNDSWAICRIFKKTNSMAQRALSHSWLSPLSGIKAPSIFIQGATSTHFGSEIMSCTTETGPAIHLCCNNDLQQASTATFSPLDIPSYNKHMNHIVCRTSPFSVPNGDIPTGFMFSPLEMSGPSNKNTIDVGSVLSALSPSLIGEVTKASESIDFEGPQQQFNGYSPQDIQERIGTREEDGMGLRKDPNAVPTYNQWGSIRAIGFPFSLPSDLPDTWNPDLTWDSPPCPSEMSTNYSPNNIILD; via the exons ATGGACgagaaaattgataatgataagACCGATGATATCATGTTGCCGGGCTTTAGATTTCATCCAACAGATGAGGAGCTTGTTGGGTTCTACCTAAAGAGGAAGATTCAGCGGCGACCTCTTCCCATCGAGCTGATTAAGCAAGTGGATATCTACAAATATGATCCATGGGATCTTCCTA AGGTGGCATCAACAGGGGAAAAAGAGTGGTACTTCTACTGCCCAAGAGACCGTAAATACAGGAACAGTGCACGGCCAAACCGTGTCACAGGAGCTGGTTTCTGGAAGGCAACTGGAACAGACAGGCCAATTTACTCCTCTGATGGGACCAAGTGTATTGGTTTGAAGAAATCACTAGTGTTCTACAGGGGCAGAGCTGCAAAAGGAATCAAAACTGACTGGATGATGCATGAGTTTCGACTACCTTCTGTCTTGGACCCAGCATCAACTAAGAAGATATTGGACAAAAACCTTCCCACAAAT GATTCATGGGCAATTTGTAGGATATTCAAGAAAACCAACTCTATGGCACAGAGAGCCCTTTCTCATTCATGGTTATCTCCACTATCTGGTATTAAAGCACCCAGTATATTCATCCAAGGTGCAACCTCTACTCATTTCGGCTCAGAGATCATGTCTTGCACAACTGAAACTGGACCAGCCATCCACTTATGCTGTAATAATGACTTACAGCAGGCCTCGACTGCCACCTTTTCTCCTTTAGATATCCCCTCATACAACAAGCACATGAATCACATAGTTTGCAGAACATCTCCTTTTTCCGTTCCAAATGGAGATATTCCCACTGGCTTCATGTTTTCACCTCTCGAAATGTCGGGACCATCCAACAAGAATACAATTGATGTTGGTTCCGTGCTTTCAGCTCTATCTCCTTCCCTAATCGGGGAAGTTACCAAGGCCTCAGAGAGTATTGACTTTGAAGGGCCACAACAGCAGTTCAATGGTTATTCACCACAAGATATCCAAGAAAGAATAGGCACTAGAGAAGAAGATGGCATGGGTTTGAGGAAAGATCCAAATGCAGTGCCAACCTATAATCAGTGGGGAAGCATCCGAGCAATCGGATTTCCTTTCAGTTTGCCTTCAGATCTACCTGATACGTGGAACCCTGATTTGACATGGGATTCACCTCCCTGTCCCAGTGAGATGTCAACTAATTATTCCCCAAATAATATTATACTCGATTAA